Below is a window of Candidatus Poribacteria bacterium DNA.
CGCACAATTTTCCTATCGGCTTCTAAGCTGCCTAAAATGGCTTTCACATGCTGCTGTGAATGTGGAAGATAGTAGTGGAGGAAGGACTCCGGGACGCAAAACGTCTTGCTATTTTCCAGAACGGTGTTAACTACTTGGGCATTATCAGCCTCTTCCCATTGTGCTAAAGTGGTTATGGTTTCCGGTGTAAACCGTTTGTGCTTAGGCGCGAAGGGGTTGATAACCTCGCCCCCGCCGACGGTATATTGCGCTGAGAAGTCTCTCAAGATAATCCGATCTCCCCTAAACGTTAGAATCGGTTGTTCTAAACGGAGTTGCGCTTGCACGGTATCTCCCGGTAGAATTGCCTCGTCAACCAATAGGATCAATCGGCAGAATATCTCACGGGTCCCGATATACGCACGGAGACGGCTCCAATGTTCCAATATTCTTGGAAAGGAGGACAGCACTCGCAATGACACGTCGATGTTGTTAGTTACCTGAGAAAACTCGGTTGGGCAGAGAACATCGCCGCGTTGAATATTTTGAACAGAGGTGCCTGACAGGTTGAGTGCTGTTCTTTGACCTGCTTGGGCAACGGATGCTGGTTCGTTATGCACCTGTATACCCCGCACCCGGACTGGATCTCCTTGCGGTAGAATTACCATTCGCTGGTCGCGGTTGATGGAACCTCCAATAAGCGTCCCGGTGACAACGATGCCAAATCCTTGAACCGTAAAAACCCGGTCAACATAGAGTCGTGGGATTCCATCACTTTCCTCAACTTTTGTTGCGAGTGTTACTTGTTCAACAATCGTCTGCTTTAGGGTATCAATACCCGCACCGGTTATTGAGGAGACGCTAACGGTGGGAATCCCTTCGAGGCTTGTTCCGACAAGCATTTCCTGTGTCATTTCTGTGGCTTCCGCCAATTCGTCTGCCGTTGCCAAATCCGATTTCGTCATGACGAGAATGCCGTTTGAAATGCCTAACAGATCCAGGATTGCTAAGTGTTCAAGTGTTTGTTCTTGGACCCCTTCCTTCGCGTCTACCACAAAGAGGACGATATCCATACCGTAAGCACCGGAGAGCATACTTCGGATAAATTTCTCGTGTCCGGGGACATCGACGATCCCAGCCCGTGAGTTATCGGGCAAATCGAAGTAAGCGAAACCTAATTCGATGGACAGCCCGCGTTCGCGTTCCTCCTTGAGTCGGTCTGTCTCCATGCCGGTAAGTGTGCCAATTAGGGCAGTTTTCCCGTGGTCCACGTGTCCGGCTGTTCCGATGATGAGATGTCGTCTGTCTTGATGCATCAGTTTTTTTATCGTTGTCAGTTGTTGGTTATTGATTATCGGTTTTTTCTCGTAGAATTTACAATTACTTAGATACTATTGACAACTCTTTAAGGATGTCCATGAATGATTTTACCGATTCGGTTGAACCTGACATTCCCTACCAGTTTCCACACTTGCCAGAGTTTCGCCGGTCGTGCATCAAATGACCAATACACCATAAACGCTTGCCCTTTGATGTCGTTTATATCTACTGGTCCCCAAGAGCGGCTGTCGCTGCTCTGGTCTCTGTTATCACCCATTGCGAAGACTGTGCCTTTCGGAATAGTAAACGGTTTCCCTTCTGGGAATTTACGACTAAATTGGCTTGCTGTTAAAGTGTAATCCGAAAATGCTTCGTTATCAGGCAGATATTCCGGTTGCCGAAACGGCGGGAAATTACCTTTTCTAAAGTGGCTGAAGGACATGTATTTCGTATAGTGACTGTCATCAACTGCTTTGCCGTTTACATAAAGTGTATTACTGCGGGTTTCAACGGTATCGCCTTCAACGGCTACGATGCGTTTAATGAAATTGCGTTCTCGGTCGTGAGGCGGGATGAAAACGAAAACGTCACCGCGCGCGGGCTTATGGAAATCAAAGACCTTGATACTCGTGCCAGGAATTTTAACCCCATAAATGAACTTGCAAACCAGAATTCGATCTCCGATCAGGAGTGTATCTTCCATCGAACCTGAAGGGATCTTGAAGGCTTCGACAACAAAAGGACGTATGAATCCAAAAACAAGAATCAGCGCGACGACGATAACTTGCGTGTATTCCCATACGACGGTCTGCCGAAATTTCTGCCATTTAGATAGCTGGGTGTCGTTGTTATTCATAATATGTGTAAAGTCGCTATGAATAGAAAAGCGTTCTCCTTTGCTCGGTTTAGTTCACCTTGAACGAATCCGCGTACGATGGGATAAGTTTGCCGATTCGGTTGAACCGAATATTGCCTATCATCTTCCAGACTTCCCACGGTTTTACAGGGCGATTGTTGACCGAAAACATCACCATAAAAGCCTGTCCCTTAATATCATCTACTGAGACAGGTCCCCATGTGCGGCTATCACTGCTCTGGTCGCGATTGTCGCCCATTGCGAAGACCATGCCTTTCGGGACAGTGAACGGTTTGCCTTCTGGGAATTTACGACTAAACTGGCTTTCTGTCAAGGCATAATTGTCATAATTTTCGCCATCGGGGAGATATTCAGGTTGCCGAAATGGTGGAAAATCCCTTCTAAAGTGGTCAAATGGTAAGTATTTCGCATAACTGCTATCGTCAACGGTTTCGCCGTTCACGTAAAGCGTATCCCCACGGGTTTCAACGGTATCCCCTTCAACGGCTACAATGCGCTTAATAAAATGTCGCTCGTCGTGTGCTGGAATAAAAACGAAGACATCTCCGCGTGCGGGTTTATGAAAGTCAAAAACCTTAATATCCGTGCCAGGGATTTTAACGCCGTAGATAAACTTGCAAACCAGAATCTGATCGCCAACGAGAAGTGTATCCTCCATTGAACCAGAGGGAATTCTATACGCCTGAACAATAAACGGATTTACGAAGCCGAAAACAAAAATGAGTGAAACGATAATTTGCTTTATAACCCCATGAATCTCGGATTTGTGATTTTTTTTCTGTTTGACTAATTTTGGTTCAAACCTTTGAATATGTTTCTGTGTATTCTTATACATTTCTATATCATTCCTCAGTTGCGAGCATGGCAGTGAATGCTTCTTGGGGGACATCAACGTTGCCAATTTGTTTTAGCCGTTTTTTACCTTCTTTTTGTCTTTCCAGCAATTTCCGTTTTCGTGTCACATCCCCACCGTAGCATTTCGCTGTGACGTTTTTGCGGAGTGCGCGCACTGTCTCACGAGCGACAATCTTGTTCCCAATCGCCGCTTGAACCGGGACTTCAAACATCTGTCTCGGAATTAATTCCTTGAGTTTGCTGACTAATACTTTCCCCCGCGCCTCTGCGGTGTCTCGTGGTAAGATAGTAGAGAGTGCGTCTACCGGTTTACCGTTGAGTAGGATATCCAGTTTCACGAGTTTTTCGGTTTTGTATTCGCCAATATCGTATTCTAACGACCCATATCCACGGGTCAGCGATTTAAGTTTCGGATAGAAATCCATCAGCATTTCACTGAGTGGGAGTTCATAAAGTAATTGGACACGTTTTGCGTCCAATTGGTTCATTCGCTTGTATATACCCCGTCGCTTCTGACAAAGTTCCATTGCATTTCCAATGTACTCGCGCGGCACAATGAGATCAATGTTCACATAAGGTTCTTCAATCCGATCAATATCGTTGGGTTCCGGGAGATGCGCTGGGTTGTCGACCGGGATGTACTCACCGGTTTTCAGGAGGACTCGGTACATAACACTCGGTGCAGTCCGAACAAGCGCGAGACCGAATTCCCGTTCAAGACGTTCATGGATGATCTCCATGTGTAGCAACCCCAGAAAACCGCACCGGAACCCAAAGCCGAGGGCAACAGAGGTTTCGGGTTCAAAATTGAAAGAGGAGTCGTTGAGACGTAATTTATCGAGTGCCTCACGCAACGCATGGAATTGATTGGTATCTGCCGGATACAGCCCGCTAAATACGAGCGGTTTCATCTCGCGGTAGCCTGGTAGCGGTTCTGCTGTCGGTTTCGTGTGGTGTGTGATGGTATCCCCGATTTTTGCCTTGTCAATTTCTCGAATACCGGCAATGAGATATCCAACGGCTCCAGTGTCGAGTTCGGCAGTCGGTTCCATCTCCGGTGTAAAAATGCCTACCTCCTCAACCTCGTAGGAGCG
It encodes the following:
- the selB gene encoding selenocysteine-specific translation elongation factor, with translation MHQDRRHLIIGTAGHVDHGKTALIGTLTGMETDRLKEERERGLSIELGFAYFDLPDNSRAGIVDVPGHEKFIRSMLSGAYGMDIVLFVVDAKEGVQEQTLEHLAILDLLGISNGILVMTKSDLATADELAEATEMTQEMLVGTSLEGIPTVSVSSITGAGIDTLKQTIVEQVTLATKVEESDGIPRLYVDRVFTVQGFGIVVTGTLIGGSINRDQRMVILPQGDPVRVRGIQVHNEPASVAQAGQRTALNLSGTSVQNIQRGDVLCPTEFSQVTNNIDVSLRVLSSFPRILEHWSRLRAYIGTREIFCRLILLVDEAILPGDTVQAQLRLEQPILTFRGDRIILRDFSAQYTVGGGEVINPFAPKHKRFTPETITTLAQWEEADNAQVVNTVLENSKTFCVPESFLHYYLPHSQQHVKAILGSLEADRKIVRWDKSGRNPLVSDAPRTAKTKEKLLNALADFHEAQPLLPGQNATQLRSEVGLDETGFEKLENQLTAERQLVKDGNLLRLASHEIQFSQEEETAKETLEKLFLEAGIHTPTLKELSTRLPEYTPKVLESTFYALLRLGRFVRIADDLFIHSVALKAVQELLITYLRENDIITVAEFREIAETSRKYAVPFLEYCDSQNLTIRDGNVRRLHPRHSQA
- the lepB gene encoding signal peptidase I, whose protein sequence is MNNNDTQLSKWQKFRQTVVWEYTQVIVVALILVFGFIRPFVVEAFKIPSGSMEDTLLIGDRILVCKFIYGVKIPGTSIKVFDFHKPARGDVFVFIPPHDRERNFIKRIVAVEGDTVETRSNTLYVNGKAVDDSHYTKYMSFSHFRKGNFPPFRQPEYLPDNEAFSDYTLTASQFSRKFPEGKPFTIPKGTVFAMGDNRDQSSDSRSWGPVDINDIKGQAFMVYWSFDARPAKLWQVWKLVGNVRFNRIGKIIHGHP
- the lepB gene encoding signal peptidase I, whose protein sequence is MYKNTQKHIQRFEPKLVKQKKNHKSEIHGVIKQIIVSLIFVFGFVNPFIVQAYRIPSGSMEDTLLVGDQILVCKFIYGVKIPGTDIKVFDFHKPARGDVFVFIPAHDERHFIKRIVAVEGDTVETRGDTLYVNGETVDDSSYAKYLPFDHFRRDFPPFRQPEYLPDGENYDNYALTESQFSRKFPEGKPFTVPKGMVFAMGDNRDQSSDSRTWGPVSVDDIKGQAFMVMFSVNNRPVKPWEVWKMIGNIRFNRIGKLIPSYADSFKVN
- the lepA gene encoding translation elongation factor 4, with product MPTKLENIRNFCILGHIDHGKSTLSDRLLEHTNTLADREMRDQVLDLMDLERERGITIKATAVKLHYPAPDGNRYELNLIDTPGHVDFTYEVSRSLAACEGAILIVDAAQGVEAQTLANAYLAIDNDLEIIPVINKIDLPMAQPDEAKRQIEEVIGIPADDALLVSAKMGIGIPAILEAIVNRIPAPVGEIDAPLKALVLDSIYNNYRGVIMYTRIFEGSIKQGEKIQLMETRRSYEVEEVGIFTPEMEPTAELDTGAVGYLIAGIREIDKAKIGDTITHHTKPTAEPLPGYREMKPLVFSGLYPADTNQFHALREALDKLRLNDSSFNFEPETSVALGFGFRCGFLGLLHMEIIHERLEREFGLALVRTAPSVMYRVLLKTGEYIPVDNPAHLPEPNDIDRIEEPYVNIDLIVPREYIGNAMELCQKRRGIYKRMNQLDAKRVQLLYELPLSEMLMDFYPKLKSLTRGYGSLEYDIGEYKTEKLVKLDILLNGKPVDALSTILPRDTAEARGKVLVSKLKELIPRQMFEVPVQAAIGNKIVARETVRALRKNVTAKCYGGDVTRKRKLLERQKEGKKRLKQIGNVDVPQEAFTAMLATEE